A stretch of Kaistella flava (ex Peng et al. 2021) DNA encodes these proteins:
- a CDS encoding FAD-dependent monooxygenase: protein MEKEKTSWTVCPDCQGTGKQKRRIKKKAQLRYQAELAVFEKSNFEGTAPTRPEGTFMICPDCAGSGIIPSENFPVPDENYPHVAIIGAGIGGIALAIGCLHRGIPFTIFEKDSSFNERSQGYGLTLQQARKTLENFGIFNLENGIISNHHVVHAPDGKIVGQWGMRKWLGTVEKFTTQNNIQRSNIHIARQNLRLQLLQQLGGENKVRWNHQFTGYKKDSDGKLHLHFLENNSPKFYHADLLIGADGIRSAVRKTIIPEEKFPLRYLGCMVILGICELSKLQHLENSLLDSETVFQTANGKERIYMMPFDKNCIMWQLSFPIEELEAKKLSDDGKLALKNEAIRRTPFHTPIPEILQLTDEDKITGYAVYDRELLNAEMLKNADSVTLLGDAAHPMSPFKGQGANQALLDALSLVREIFKNCKPLSNWRETGIRESVLNNFEKEMLERSATKVKDSAAAAQFLHSEIALYEGDEPRGRVLKRKGA from the coding sequence ATGGAAAAAGAAAAAACCAGTTGGACTGTTTGTCCCGATTGCCAAGGAACCGGCAAACAAAAGCGCAGAATCAAAAAAAAAGCTCAGCTTCGTTATCAAGCTGAATTAGCAGTTTTCGAAAAATCAAATTTCGAAGGAACTGCGCCAACTCGCCCGGAAGGAACTTTTATGATTTGCCCAGATTGTGCAGGCTCCGGCATAATTCCTTCCGAAAACTTTCCTGTTCCAGATGAAAATTATCCTCACGTTGCGATTATTGGAGCAGGAATTGGTGGTATCGCTTTAGCAATTGGCTGTTTGCATCGTGGTATTCCTTTTACCATTTTCGAAAAAGACAGTAGTTTTAATGAGCGCTCACAAGGTTATGGTTTAACCCTGCAACAAGCCAGAAAAACTTTAGAAAATTTCGGAATTTTTAATTTAGAAAACGGTATTATTTCCAACCATCATGTTGTACATGCTCCAGATGGAAAAATTGTGGGACAATGGGGAATGCGAAAATGGCTGGGAACAGTTGAAAAATTTACGACCCAAAATAATATTCAAAGAAGCAATATTCATATTGCCCGTCAAAATCTCCGTTTGCAATTGCTGCAACAGTTGGGCGGAGAAAATAAAGTACGGTGGAATCATCAATTTACCGGTTACAAAAAAGATTCTGACGGAAAATTGCACCTTCATTTTTTAGAAAATAATAGTCCGAAATTTTATCATGCAGATCTTCTTATTGGTGCAGATGGAATTAGAAGTGCTGTTCGAAAAACGATCATTCCCGAAGAAAAATTTCCCTTGAGATATTTAGGTTGCATGGTGATTTTAGGTATATGTGAACTTTCTAAGCTTCAACATTTAGAAAATTCTTTACTAGATTCTGAAACCGTTTTTCAAACCGCAAACGGAAAGGAAAGAATTTATATGATGCCTTTCGACAAAAACTGTATCATGTGGCAATTAAGTTTTCCGATAGAAGAATTAGAAGCAAAAAAACTAAGTGACGACGGAAAATTAGCGCTTAAAAATGAAGCCATCAGGAGGACTCCTTTTCACACCCCAATTCCAGAGATTTTACAACTGACAGATGAAGATAAAATTACAGGTTATGCGGTATATGATCGCGAATTACTTAATGCTGAAATGCTAAAAAATGCAGATTCGGTCACCTTATTGGGCGATGCCGCACATCCGATGAGTCCATTCAAAGGTCAAGGTGCCAACCAAGCTTTACTCGATGCTTTATCTTTGGTACGGGAAATTTTTAAAAATTGCAAACCTTTATCAAATTGGCGAGAAACAGGAATTCGAGAAAGTGTATTAAATAACTTTGAAAAAGAAATGCTGGAAAGAAGCGCCACGAAAGTAAAAGATTCTGCCGCCGCCGCTCAATTTTTACATTCCGAAATTGCGCTTTATGAAGGTGATGAGCCGAGAGGGAGGGTTTTGAAGAGGAAAGGAGCTTAA
- a CDS encoding KTSC domain-containing protein, which produces MKRVGEHRKLLGVDKTATLKDLKTIYRNTMKDSHPDKFVNDEAGKLDAEEKSKLVIEAYHFLVSINPETQEKYKEEYTETIAKSNIQDFFYEKSILKVQHLNGKMYEYIGVPRNTYIKMVNADSPSRFARRHIYGGGFIYRKNGEAMED; this is translated from the coding sequence ATGAAAAGAGTAGGTGAGCACAGAAAGCTTCTTGGGGTTGATAAAACCGCAACATTAAAAGATTTAAAAACAATTTACAGAAATACGATGAAAGATTCGCATCCTGATAAATTTGTGAACGACGAAGCTGGGAAACTGGACGCAGAAGAAAAAAGCAAATTGGTGATTGAAGCCTACCACTTTTTGGTGAGCATCAACCCAGAAACGCAGGAAAAATATAAAGAAGAATATACCGAAACGATTGCAAAATCTAATATTCAGGATTTCTTTTATGAAAAATCGATTTTGAAAGTTCAGCATTTGAATGGAAAAATGTACGAATATATCGGCGTACCAAGAAATACGTACATCAAAATGGTCAACGCAGATTCGCCAAGCCGTTTTGCAAGAAGACACATTTACGGTGGCGGTTTCATCTACAGAAAAAATGGTGAAGCAATGGAGGATTAA
- the tyrS gene encoding tyrosine--tRNA ligase — MNAFIEELKWRGLFADMMPGTEEQLNKEMTTAYIGFDPTADSLHIGSLIPIKVLAHYQQHGHKPIALVGGATGMIGDPSGKSNERNALDEDTLNHYVECLKGQLSKFLNFDGTEANSAELVNNYDWMKEISFLEFIRDIGKNITVNYMMAKESVKKRITGEGGAEGMSFTEFSYQLLQGYDFLHLYKAKNVRLQMGGSDQWGNITTGTELIRRKVQGEAFALTVPLITKADGSKFGKSEAGENYWLDPKRTSPYKFYQFWVNATDVDAERFIKFYTFLSKEEIEALIEDHKTAPHERKLQKKLAEEVTVWVHNREEFEKAVKASEILFGRSTAEDLVSLDEATFLEVFEGVPQKELSKSEVVGSNIVDLISDKSGFLKSKGEAKRELTSNAISINKEKVSETFEVAEKDLIDGKFLLLQKGKKNYFIVKAV, encoded by the coding sequence ATGAACGCTTTTATTGAAGAACTGAAATGGCGCGGCTTGTTTGCCGACATGATGCCAGGAACCGAAGAACAACTGAATAAGGAAATGACCACGGCCTATATTGGCTTTGATCCTACCGCAGATTCGTTGCATATCGGAAGTCTAATCCCCATCAAAGTTCTGGCGCATTATCAGCAACACGGTCATAAACCAATCGCTTTAGTAGGTGGCGCAACCGGAATGATCGGTGATCCTTCTGGAAAATCGAACGAAAGAAATGCTTTAGATGAAGATACGCTCAACCATTACGTAGAATGTTTGAAAGGACAACTTTCTAAGTTTTTAAACTTCGATGGTACTGAAGCGAACAGCGCAGAATTAGTGAACAATTATGACTGGATGAAAGAAATTTCTTTCCTGGAATTCATTCGTGATATCGGTAAGAATATTACCGTGAATTATATGATGGCGAAAGAATCGGTGAAGAAAAGAATCACCGGTGAAGGCGGCGCAGAAGGAATGAGTTTTACCGAATTTTCTTACCAATTATTACAAGGTTATGATTTCCTACATTTATATAAAGCAAAAAATGTAAGACTGCAAATGGGTGGTTCTGATCAGTGGGGAAATATCACCACGGGAACAGAATTAATCAGAAGAAAAGTTCAGGGAGAAGCGTTTGCTTTAACCGTTCCTTTAATTACAAAAGCCGACGGTTCTAAATTCGGAAAATCAGAAGCGGGTGAAAACTACTGGTTGGATCCGAAAAGAACTTCACCATATAAATTCTACCAGTTTTGGGTCAATGCTACTGATGTTGATGCTGAAAGATTTATTAAATTCTATACTTTTTTAAGCAAAGAAGAAATCGAAGCTTTAATTGAAGATCATAAAACAGCACCTCACGAAAGAAAGCTACAGAAAAAGCTAGCGGAAGAAGTTACGGTTTGGGTTCACAACCGTGAAGAATTTGAGAAAGCAGTGAAAGCTTCAGAAATTTTATTCGGACGTTCAACAGCAGAAGATTTAGTGAGTTTGGATGAAGCAACTTTCTTAGAAGTTTTCGAAGGTGTTCCACAAAAAGAGCTATCAAAATCTGAAGTTGTAGGAAGTAACATCGTTGATTTAATTTCTGATAAATCCGGTTTTCTAAAATCGAAAGGAGAAGCTAAAAGAGAATTGACGAGCAATGCGATTTCCATTAATAAAGAAAAAGTAAGCGAAACTTTCGAAGTAGCAGAAAAAGATTTGATCGACGGGAAATTCCTTTTATTACAAAAGGGAAAAAAGAATTATTTCATCGTAAAAGCGGTTTAA
- a CDS encoding acyl-CoA desaturase gives MVIVLFIIVLWYSGLFFQTFFLHRYAAHQSFKMSKFGEKLCFVLTWVTQGSNYLSAYGYGVMHRMHHAFADTEKDPHSPKYDDNLFSMMWRTKKIYADINSQKAIIEEKFTKNVPQWEGFDKFASSWGSRLAWGIAYTAFFYFFATAWWQWLLLPVAYMMAPIHGVIINWFAHIYGYTNFKVSDTSKNLLRFDWLMMGEAYHNNHHKHGGRANFGGVRWHEMDVTYQIMILLDKMKLIKLNPVAVVKRDH, from the coding sequence ATGGTTATTGTACTTTTTATCATAGTCCTTTGGTATTCCGGACTGTTTTTTCAGACATTTTTCTTGCACCGTTACGCGGCGCATCAAAGTTTTAAAATGTCGAAATTCGGAGAGAAATTGTGTTTCGTTTTAACTTGGGTTACGCAGGGATCGAACTATCTTTCTGCTTACGGTTATGGCGTCATGCACAGAATGCACCATGCTTTCGCTGACACTGAAAAAGATCCGCACTCTCCAAAATATGACGACAATTTGTTTTCAATGATGTGGCGCACGAAGAAAATTTATGCCGACATCAACAGTCAGAAAGCAATCATCGAGGAAAAATTCACTAAGAATGTTCCACAGTGGGAAGGTTTCGATAAGTTCGCCAGTTCATGGGGTTCCAGATTAGCGTGGGGAATTGCTTACACCGCTTTCTTCTACTTCTTCGCAACCGCTTGGTGGCAGTGGCTTTTATTGCCAGTTGCTTATATGATGGCGCCAATTCACGGTGTAATTATCAATTGGTTTGCACACATTTATGGGTACACTAACTTTAAAGTTTCGGATACTTCTAAAAACCTGTTGAGATTCGACTGGTTAATGATGGGTGAAGCTTATCACAACAATCACCACAAACACGGTGGAAGAGCGAATTTCGGTGGCGTAAGATGGCATGAAATGGATGTCACTTATCAAATCATGATTTTGTTAGACAAAATGAAACTGATTAAACTGAATCCGGTTGCAGTTGTTAAGAGAGATCATTAA
- the folK gene encoding 2-amino-4-hydroxy-6-hydroxymethyldihydropteridine diphosphokinase, giving the protein MGATYNPKLSIVRVENLRLRAFIGFIDWETEKLQDIIISFSFKYDTAIASKTDDVQDAVDYKKITKGIIDFVDHKSFHLIETLTDKIYNHIQESGPALQEITVKVEKPHALRFADNVLVEIDGKDRYKTAVVAMGSNINSEENFSKALQYLQDFGFIMQRTAFIKTAPLKFEDQPEFLNGAILFHTKKSLSELKMHLKQIEALLGRVRTENKNAPREIDLDVLTYNGFIIDKDIEELPFLIDFVQQLQPEIQLDNSELEK; this is encoded by the coding sequence ATGGGAGCAACCTATAATCCGAAATTATCCATAGTCCGAGTCGAAAATTTACGCCTTCGTGCATTTATTGGTTTCATCGATTGGGAAACCGAAAAATTGCAGGATATCATCATTTCTTTCTCATTCAAATATGATACAGCCATCGCCTCGAAAACAGATGATGTTCAGGACGCGGTAGATTATAAAAAGATAACAAAAGGGATTATTGATTTTGTGGATCATAAAAGTTTTCACCTCATTGAAACTTTGACGGACAAGATTTATAATCATATCCAAGAGTCCGGACCGGCCTTGCAAGAGATTACGGTGAAAGTCGAAAAGCCGCACGCTTTACGTTTTGCAGATAATGTATTGGTGGAAATTGATGGTAAAGACCGCTATAAAACTGCGGTTGTCGCTATGGGTTCTAATATCAATTCAGAGGAAAATTTCAGTAAAGCTTTACAGTATCTTCAGGATTTTGGATTCATTATGCAGCGTACGGCGTTTATCAAAACAGCACCTTTGAAGTTTGAAGATCAACCAGAGTTTCTGAATGGAGCAATCCTTTTTCACACTAAAAAAAGTCTGTCTGAACTGAAAATGCATTTAAAACAAATTGAAGCATTATTAGGAAGAGTACGAACCGAAAATAAAAATGCACCGCGCGAAATCGATTTAGATGTCCTTACTTACAACGGCTTTATCATTGACAAAGATATCGAAGAACTGCCTTTCCTCATTGATTTTGTGCAGCAATTACAACCGGAGATTCAGCTGGATAATTCTGAGTTGGAAAAATAA
- a CDS encoding SDR family oxidoreductase, whose protein sequence is MKNYALVTGSAARIGKAVAIHLAKKGYNLVLHYNSSVDKAQKVKDEIQSLSNGVEVELLQINFLGSNNFDEIFEKLKKQNINIEVLVNCASDFIPSNFQELGSELLDKEMTINFKNPYLLTKAFARVFGKGNIINFIDTKAAKNSTVHLDYILSKKLLKDFTLISAVELAPNIRVNGIAPGLILPPEGKDESYLLNLAQNIPLKTIGNLDEILKAVQFILDSKFFTGQILYIDGGEHLV, encoded by the coding sequence ATGAAAAATTATGCTTTAGTAACCGGTAGTGCCGCCCGAATCGGAAAAGCGGTCGCAATTCATCTTGCAAAAAAAGGTTATAATTTGGTCTTGCATTATAATTCTTCTGTAGATAAAGCCCAAAAAGTAAAAGATGAAATTCAGTCTTTATCAAATGGAGTAGAGGTAGAATTGCTACAAATTAATTTTTTAGGAAGTAATAATTTTGATGAAATCTTTGAAAAATTAAAAAAGCAAAATATCAATATTGAGGTTTTGGTCAACTGTGCGTCAGATTTTATTCCGTCGAATTTTCAGGAATTGGGAAGCGAACTTTTAGATAAAGAAATGACCATTAATTTTAAAAATCCTTATCTTTTAACCAAAGCTTTTGCACGGGTTTTCGGAAAAGGAAATATCATTAATTTCATCGATACGAAAGCAGCTAAAAATAGTACCGTTCATCTGGATTATATTTTAAGTAAGAAGTTATTAAAAGATTTCACCCTGATTTCCGCCGTGGAGTTAGCTCCAAATATTAGAGTCAACGGAATTGCACCAGGTTTAATTCTTCCGCCAGAAGGGAAAGATGAAAGTTATTTATTAAATTTAGCGCAAAATATTCCTTTAAAAACAATTGGTAATTTAGACGAGATTTTAAAAGCCGTTCAATTTATTTTAGACAGTAAATTCTTCACCGGACAGATTTTATATATTGATGGTGGAGAACATTTGGTTTAA
- a CDS encoding FAD-binding oxidoreductase: MIVLQLLQALVETSERDISERILSYIYNPKQVIMSQLTTIKSIEHLTHDVLHIVLEKPQGLNYIPGQAVDISLNKPGWSEKKNCFTFTSLPEDDQIEFTIKTYPEHKGVTNELLSSKPGDEVLIYKPFGDIHYKGAGIFIAGGAGITPFIAILKNLEKQNLIAGNKLLFANKEKADIILEERFTSMLGKNFINILSKENLEGYEHGYISPELIKKYSEEHLKYYYLCGPPPMMNAVEGHLASLGIADEFIVKEGF, from the coding sequence GTGATAGTTCTACAGTTGCTTCAAGCGTTGGTCGAGACTTCTGAAAGAGATATTTCTGAAAGAATTTTATCGTATATTTATAATCCTAAACAAGTAATTATGTCACAATTAACTACCATTAAATCGATTGAGCATCTTACTCATGATGTTCTGCACATCGTTCTTGAAAAACCGCAAGGCCTGAATTATATCCCTGGACAGGCAGTTGATATTTCTCTTAATAAACCTGGTTGGAGCGAAAAGAAAAACTGTTTCACTTTTACGTCTCTGCCCGAAGATGATCAGATCGAATTTACCATCAAAACTTACCCTGAACATAAAGGAGTAACCAACGAATTGCTTTCTTCTAAACCAGGAGATGAGGTTCTTATTTATAAACCTTTTGGCGATATTCATTATAAAGGAGCCGGAATCTTTATCGCTGGTGGAGCTGGGATTACGCCATTTATTGCGATTTTAAAAAACTTAGAAAAACAAAATTTAATTGCTGGAAACAAACTTCTTTTTGCCAATAAAGAAAAAGCAGATATTATTTTAGAAGAACGGTTCACATCAATGCTTGGGAAAAACTTTATCAATATTCTTTCAAAAGAAAATTTAGAAGGTTATGAACATGGATATATCTCGCCGGAATTAATAAAAAAATATTCCGAAGAGCATTTGAAATATTATTATCTCTGCGGTCCGCCACCAATGATGAACGCAGTTGAAGGTCATTTAGCCTCTTTAGGAATTGCCGACGAATTCATCGTTAAAGAAGGTTTTTAA